In a single window of the Tellurirhabdus bombi genome:
- the ribD gene encoding bifunctional diaminohydroxyphosphoribosylaminopyrimidine deaminase/5-amino-6-(5-phosphoribosylamino)uracil reductase RibD gives MNDNIYMTRALELATLGRGTVSPNPLVGCVIVHEKPGQKPVIIGEGWHQRYGEPHAEVNAVRSVTDETLLPEATVYVTLEPCSHFGKTPPCADLLVEKRVKRVVVCNDDPNPLVAGKGLAKLRAAGIDVQTNVLAERGRELNCRFFTFIEKKRPYLILKWAETADGFIAPSSYQPLVISGALSRQLVHQWRSEEDAIMVGTNTARYDNPKLNVRLWQGRNPVRVVIDKTLQLPRELNLFDGSQRTLVYHLDNVPQPADFTLPATQFIPLKASEPFLPQLLDDLYNQKIQSLIVEGGTFLLESMLNQGLWDEARVFKSPKVLGDGLAAPTLRGRLQSNERIGNDWLTTYRPV, from the coding sequence ATGAACGATAACATATACATGACTCGCGCCCTCGAATTGGCCACCTTGGGGCGCGGAACCGTTAGTCCTAACCCGCTGGTTGGTTGCGTTATTGTGCACGAAAAACCTGGCCAGAAGCCTGTCATTATCGGTGAAGGCTGGCACCAGCGCTACGGGGAGCCTCACGCCGAGGTGAACGCCGTTCGATCGGTAACCGACGAAACCTTGCTGCCCGAAGCTACCGTTTACGTGACCCTGGAGCCTTGTTCGCACTTCGGAAAAACACCGCCCTGCGCCGACCTGCTGGTTGAAAAACGGGTGAAGCGGGTCGTTGTTTGCAATGATGATCCAAATCCGCTCGTCGCCGGAAAAGGGCTGGCTAAATTGCGGGCGGCGGGCATTGACGTGCAAACCAACGTGCTGGCCGAACGAGGCCGTGAACTGAACTGCCGCTTCTTTACCTTTATCGAAAAAAAACGGCCTTACCTTATCCTGAAATGGGCTGAAACGGCCGATGGCTTTATTGCGCCGTCGAGTTACCAGCCTTTGGTCATCAGCGGCGCACTTTCGCGGCAGCTAGTGCATCAGTGGCGCAGCGAAGAAGACGCCATTATGGTCGGGACCAACACGGCGCGGTACGATAATCCCAAACTAAATGTTCGGCTGTGGCAGGGGCGCAATCCAGTGCGGGTGGTGATCGACAAAACATTGCAGCTTCCCCGTGAATTGAACCTTTTCGATGGCTCACAGCGGACGCTGGTCTATCATTTGGATAATGTTCCGCAGCCTGCCGATTTTACGTTACCCGCCACGCAATTCATCCCACTAAAGGCCAGCGAGCCTTTTCTGCCGCAACTGCTGGACGACTTGTATAATCAGAAGATTCAGTCGCTGATTGTGGAAGGCGGTACGTTTCTGCTGGAAAGTATGCTCAACCAGGGGTTATGGGACGAAGCCCGCGTTTTTAAAAGCCCGAAAGTACTCGGTGACGGACTGGCCGCTCCCACCTTGCGTGGGCGCTTGCAAAGCAACGAACGCATCGGCAACGACTGGCTGACAACTTACCGACCTGTCTAG